A part of Capsicum annuum cultivar UCD-10X-F1 chromosome 6, UCD10Xv1.1, whole genome shotgun sequence genomic DNA contains:
- the LOC107875258 gene encoding protein FANTASTIC FOUR 2: MGSTSTFYQGLQSCMEPQLPHQHCFLISKSCPPRLIFSQSNTSLKKTETGDDGLSEQHSNVDNSIGGWSFIQDLSNPKKDDYEEKEEYVHPTVKRSSNTLSIKSLEMCTESLGSETGSDISESIEEHSFFLSESENNNSHLAPRSKCKELGKKRDRITTSFPPPMPSLSRTNGVQMMRPHREGGRLILKATTVSAPKPYFKAERVDGRLRLSLLNNNTEHDENIDESDDCDRKLVSENGYVRPSKCKENGSRIKRRPSWDPFPICLLMYFGLLLCFSIVI; encoded by the coding sequence atgggCTCAACCTCAACTTTCTATCAGGGTTTGCAATCCTGCATGGAGCCACAACTACCTCACCAACATTGTTTTCTAATAAGCAAATCATGTCCTCCTAGATTAATTTTTTCCCAATCTAATACGTCTTTGAAAAAGACAGAAACAGGAGATGATGGATTGTCTGAGCAGCACAGCAATGTTGATAACAGTATTGGTGGTTGGAGTTTCATACAAGATCTTTCTAACCCGAAAAAAGATGATTATGAAGAGAAAGAAGAGTACGTTCACCCTACGGTGAAGCGCTCTTCTAACACCCTTAGCATCAAAAGCTTGGAGATGTGTACTGAGAGCTTAGGGAGCGAAACAGGCAGTGACATTAGCGAAAGCATTGAGGAACACTCGTTTTTCTTATCAGAAAGCGAGAATAATAATTCACATCTAGCTCCGCGATCCAAATGTAAGGAGCTAGGCAAAAAACGTGACAGGATAACAACTAGTTTTCCTCCTCCTATGCCCTCCCTTAGTCGAACGAATGGTGTCCAAATGATGAGGCCTCACCGCGAAGGTGGGCGTTTGATCTTGAAAGCCACGACTGTCAGTGCTCCTAAGCCTTACTTCAAAGCAGAACGCGTTGACGGGAGGCTTAGGCTTTCTttgttgaataataatactgaacatgatgaaaatattgatgaaagtGATGATTGTGATAGAAAATTAGTAAGTGAAAATGGGTACGTAAGACCAAGCAAGTGCAAGGAAAATGGGAGTAGGATCAAAAGGAGACCTAGTTGGGATCCTTTTCCTATATGCTTATTGATGTATTTTGGCTTATTATTATGCTTTTCTATTGTAATCTAA
- the LOC107875259 gene encoding DAR GTPase 3, chloroplastic isoform X1 translates to MATQLPGLLLNGVGLTLTGGRSINCRNSQPPAAISSANPPPLSSTIQAVGWKGAGGSGNENSKLFNACEGIQEEYDWNDLETELYRWTKTLRPVQWYPGHIAKTEKELKEQLKLMDVVIEVRDARIPMSTSHPQMDSWLGNRKRILVLNREDMISTADRNAWASYYANQGIKVVFSNGQLGMGALKLGRLAKALAGTVNVKRKAKGLLPRPVRAGVVGYPNVGKSSLVNRLLKRRMCPAAPRPGVTRELKWVRFGKDLELLDSPGIIPMRISDQTAAIKLAICDDIGERSYDALDVAAILVQMLSRLPTVGNKALCDRYKIEADGCCGKIFVQKLAVQLFNADNNQAAFRILQDFRKGKFGWIALERPPSS, encoded by the exons ATGGCTACGCAGCTCCCTGGTTTGTTGCTGAACGGCGTCGGCCTTACACTAACCGGCGGCCGGTCTATTAATTGCCGGAACAGTCAACCTCCGGCGGCTATCTCCTCCGCCAATCCTCCTCCTCTCTCTTCCACAATTCAG GCTGTTGGTTGGAAAGGTGCTGGAGGGTCTGGTAATGagaattcaaaactttttaatgCTTGTGAAGGCATTCAAGAAGAATATGACTGGAATGATCTAGAAACCGAACTTTATCGTTGGACAAAAACTTTACGACCAGTTCAG TGGTATCCCGGTCATATCGCGAAAACTGAGAAAGAGCTCAAGGAACAGTTGAAACTAATGGATGTTGTCATAGAGGTGCGAGATGCAAGAATTCCGATGTCGACAAGTCATCCACAG ATGGACTCATGGCTTGGCAACAGAAAGAGGATTTTGGTTTTAAATCGAGAGGATATGATATCAACTGCTGATCGGAATGCTTGGGCATCTTATTATGCTAATCAAGGGATTAAAGTTGTTTTCTCCAATGGCCAGCTTGGAATG GGAGCACTAAAGCTTGGAAGGTTGGCGAAAGCATTGGCGGGTACTGTGAACGTAAAACGTAAAGCAAAAGGACTACTTCCTCGTCCA GTTCGAGCTGGTGTAGTCGGGTATCCAAATGTTGGTAAGTCATCTCTGGTTAACCGTTTGCTGAAACGTCGGATGTGTCCTGCAGCCCCAAGACCAGGTGTTACCAGAGAGCTGAA GTGGGTCCGCTTTGGGAAAGATCTAGAGCTACTGGATTCACCTGGCATAATTCCTATGAGGATCAGCGATCAGACAGCAGCAATAAAGCTTGCCATTTGTGATGATATTGGAGAGAGATCTTATGATGCCTTAGATGTTGCAGCCATTCTTGTACAGATGCTTTCAAGGCTTCCAACTGTTG GTAATAAAGCTCTTTGTGACCGCTACAAGATTGAGGCAGATGGATGCTGCGGTAAAAT ATTTGTTCAGAAGCTCGCTGTTCAGTTATTTAATGCAGACAATAACCAAGCAGCATTTCGTATCTTGCAAGATTTCCGGAAAGGGAAATTTGGTTGGATAGCACTAGAGCGGCCACCCAG TTCTTAG
- the LOC107875259 gene encoding DAR GTPase 3, chloroplastic isoform X2, producing MATQLPGLLLNGVGLTLTGGRSINCRNSQPPAAISSANPPPLSSTIQAVGWKGAGGSGNENSKLFNACEGIQEEYDWNDLETELYRWTKTLRPVQWYPGHIAKTEKELKEQLKLMDVVIEVRDARIPMSTSHPQMDSWLGNRKRILVLNREDMISTADRNAWASYYANQGIKVVFSNGQLGMGALKLGRLAKALAGTVNVKRKAKGLLPRPVRAGVVGYPNVGKSSLVNRLLKRRMCPAAPRPGVTRELKWVRFGKDLELLDSPGIIPMRISDQTAAIKLAICDDIGERSYDALDVAAILVQMLSRLPTVGNKALCDRYKIEADGCCGKIFVQKLAVQLFNADNNQAAFRILQDFRKGKFGWIALERPPR from the exons ATGGCTACGCAGCTCCCTGGTTTGTTGCTGAACGGCGTCGGCCTTACACTAACCGGCGGCCGGTCTATTAATTGCCGGAACAGTCAACCTCCGGCGGCTATCTCCTCCGCCAATCCTCCTCCTCTCTCTTCCACAATTCAG GCTGTTGGTTGGAAAGGTGCTGGAGGGTCTGGTAATGagaattcaaaactttttaatgCTTGTGAAGGCATTCAAGAAGAATATGACTGGAATGATCTAGAAACCGAACTTTATCGTTGGACAAAAACTTTACGACCAGTTCAG TGGTATCCCGGTCATATCGCGAAAACTGAGAAAGAGCTCAAGGAACAGTTGAAACTAATGGATGTTGTCATAGAGGTGCGAGATGCAAGAATTCCGATGTCGACAAGTCATCCACAG ATGGACTCATGGCTTGGCAACAGAAAGAGGATTTTGGTTTTAAATCGAGAGGATATGATATCAACTGCTGATCGGAATGCTTGGGCATCTTATTATGCTAATCAAGGGATTAAAGTTGTTTTCTCCAATGGCCAGCTTGGAATG GGAGCACTAAAGCTTGGAAGGTTGGCGAAAGCATTGGCGGGTACTGTGAACGTAAAACGTAAAGCAAAAGGACTACTTCCTCGTCCA GTTCGAGCTGGTGTAGTCGGGTATCCAAATGTTGGTAAGTCATCTCTGGTTAACCGTTTGCTGAAACGTCGGATGTGTCCTGCAGCCCCAAGACCAGGTGTTACCAGAGAGCTGAA GTGGGTCCGCTTTGGGAAAGATCTAGAGCTACTGGATTCACCTGGCATAATTCCTATGAGGATCAGCGATCAGACAGCAGCAATAAAGCTTGCCATTTGTGATGATATTGGAGAGAGATCTTATGATGCCTTAGATGTTGCAGCCATTCTTGTACAGATGCTTTCAAGGCTTCCAACTGTTG GTAATAAAGCTCTTTGTGACCGCTACAAGATTGAGGCAGATGGATGCTGCGGTAAAAT ATTTGTTCAGAAGCTCGCTGTTCAGTTATTTAATGCAGACAATAACCAAGCAGCATTTCGTATCTTGCAAGATTTCCGGAAAGGGAAATTTGGTTGGATAGCACTAGAGCGGCCACCCAGGTAG
- the LOC107875260 gene encoding ARM REPEAT PROTEIN INTERACTING WITH ABF2, producing MENQAKRSSKQSSSSGKRNLKRKLEQDFDDDRKMSSPSSSSSSSHDNDDSHRDLAPEVRTQVEILESTFSSTESDRSSAKRAIHFLSELAKNEEIVNVVVDCGAVPALVKHLQAPSLGSEGDGGEMPYEHEVEKGSAFTLGLLAIKPEHQQLIVDAGALPHLVDLLKRHRTLQSSRAVSGVIRRAADAITNLAHENSSIKTRVRIEGGIPPLVELLGFADAKVQRAAAGALRTLAFKNDENKNQIVECNALPTLILMLRSEDTAIHYEAVGVIGNLVHSSPNIKKDVLLAGALQPVIGLLSSSCLESQREAALLLGQFAAADSDCKIHIVQRGAVPPLIEMLQSPDAQLREMSAFALGRLAGDTHNQAGIGHCGGIVPLLKLLDSKNGSMQHNAAFALYGLADNEDNVTELVKVGGVQVLQDGEFIFQPTRDCVAKTLKRLEEKIHGRVLGHLLYLMRVREKIIQRRVALVLAHLCSPDDQKTIFIDNGGLELLLELLESTNMKHQRDGSVALCQLANKTSSLSPVDAAPPSPTPQVYLGEQYVNNSTLSDVTFLVEGKRFYAHRICLLASSDAFRAMFDGGYRERDAKDIVIPNIPWNVFELMMRYIYTGSVDVNMDVAQDLLRAADQYLLEGLKRLCEYAIAQDISVENVSMMFELSEAFNAVSLRNACILFILEKFDKLSVMPWCSHLIRRILPETRAYFVRALTRPIQADL from the exons ATGGAGAACCAAGCAAAACGAAGCAGCAAACAATCTTCGAGTTCCGGGAAGAGAAACTTGAAGAGAAAACTCGAACAGGATTTCGATGACGATCGCAAAATGTcttctccatcttcttcttcttcttcttctcatgaTAATGATGATAGCCACCGAGATCTCGCTCCTGAAGTTCGTACACAAGTGGAGATTCTCGAATCTACTTTCTCTTCAACCGAATCAGATCGTTCCTCCGCCAAACGCGCTATTCATTTTCTCTCCGAGTTGGCTAAAAACG AGGAAATTGTGAACGTGGTTGTAGATTGTGGTGCTGTTCCAGCTTTGGTGAAGCATCTTCAAGCGCCGTCCCTTGGGAGTGAAGGAGATGGTGGAGAGATGCCGTATGAGCATGAGGTCGAGAAAGGAAGTGCTTTTACGCTTGGGCTTCTTGCCATAAAA CCGGAGCACCAGCAACTCATTGTTGACGCTGGAGCTCTACCTCATCTTGTGGATCTGCTGAAAAGGCATAGGACTCTACAAAGCTCTCGTGCTGTCAGTGGTGTTATACGTAGAGCAGCTGATGCAATCACTAATCTTGCCCATGAAAATAGTAGCATCAAAACTCGAGTTAG GATTGAGGGTGGTATTCCTCCTCTTGTTGAATTGCTTGGGTTCGCTGATGCAAAGGTGCAAAGAGCAGCTGCAGGAGCGTTGCGAACTTTGGCATTTAAAAATGATGAGAACAAAAATCAG ATTGTTGAATGCAATGCACTCCCAACTCTTATTCTTATGCTCCGGTCTGAAGATACTGCAATACACTATGAAGCG GTTGGAGTCATTGGAAATTTGGTGCACTCATCACCAAATATCAAAAAGGATGTTCTTCTTGCTGGAGCTTTACAACCTGTCATTGGGTTACTCAG TTCCTCCTGTTTGGAAAGCCAAAGGGAGGCAGCTTTATTGCTTGGACAGTTTGCAGCGGCCGACTCAGACTGTAAG ATTCACATTGTGCAAAGAGGTGCTGTACCGCCATTGATTGAGATGCTCCAATCTCCGGATGCTCAACTTAGGGAAATGTCAGCCTTTGCCCTTGGAAGGTTGGCAGGG GACACACACAATCAGGCTGGTATTGGTCATTGTGGTGGAATAGTTCCATTACTGAAGCTTCTTGATTCAAAAAATGGATCGATGCAACATAATGCTGCATTTGCTCTTTATGGGCTTGCTGATAACGAG GATAATGTCACAGAACTAGTTAAGGTTGGAGGTGTTCAAGTGCTTCaggatggagaatttattttcCAA CCAACTAGAGATTGTGTAGCGAAGACATTGAAAAGATTAGAAGAGAAGATTCATGGACGA GTATTAGGCCATTTGTTGTATTTGATGCGCGTTAGGGAAAAGATTATTCAAAGGCGAGTTGCTCTGGTGCTTGCCCATCTTTGTTCTCCAGATGACCAAAAGACAATATTTATTGATAATGGTG GATTGGAATTGCTTTTAGAGCTTCTAGAATCAACAAACATGAAGCACCAAAGAGATGGTTCTGTAGCTTTATGTCAGTTGGCTAACAAAACCAGCTCACTTTCACCCGTTGATGCAGCTCCTCCATCTCCGACACCTCAG GTATATCTGGGTGAGCAGTATGTAAATAATTCTACACTATCTGATGTGACATTTTTAGTTGAAG GAAAACGGTTTTATGCCCACAGAATTTGTTTACTTGCTTCTTCTGATGCATTTCGAGCAATGTTTGATGGTGGCTACAGG GAGAGAGACGCCAAAGATATAGTGATTCCCAACATTCCATGGAATGTTTTTGAGTTGATGATGAG GTACATATACACGGGATCTGTTGATGTTAATATGGATGTTGCACAGGATCTTCTAAGGGCTGCTGATCAGTATCTTCTAGAGGGACTTAAACGTTTGTGCGAGTATGCAATTGCACAG GATATCTCAGTGGAAAATGTCTCTATGATGTTTGAGTTATCGGAGGCTTTCAATGCAGTGTCACTAAGAAATGCTTGCATTCTCTTCATTTTGGAGAAGTTCGACAAATTAAGTGTCATGCCATG GTGTTCACATTTGATTCGACGTATATTACCCGAGACACGTGCCTACTTTGTAAGGGCGCTGACCAGGCCAATTCAAGCTGACCTCTGA